The following proteins are encoded in a genomic region of Helicobacter macacae MIT 99-5501:
- a CDS encoding phospholipase D-like domain-containing protein codes for MAKKKVAPQTNEHTKSAESIYDKFDMHLLTHKYSDYYISKKESDENLAQMGLVKEGDENDEGDFVWYDTREVFYPVYKTIIDYQITTIQPIHPIIIAILKSVKYLETLKNANIAQKLKSITQLDDEIYGSIIAELITKGLLNNENDKIRLSNKGKDALKKEKEKIVNDESAVVAIDGIYNEVLEVVKSVKEMNLPHKPSKDSIELKPLFKARPRSESLYEEFSENKTLYQVLVEALQGLDSVDKYSIDDAGQSERQSTEVSNILAVRDVRKFYKKYICLFYKNAHDEEKILVVDERYEINAEITKLFDRLISEQNLTPSNANSNAWKDKEDKRERLSKEVIESRLKSALDLSEGAMLEVGEHKRYFIYVLKNAKKHIYIQSPWVRHNVLEIYKEYIQSALEKGVKITIKYGMQKRGEKDKQEIDEKALAYLNELKAKYGNFSLKHGSDDHSKIIICDDEFMIVGSFNWLSFAPRDDKRSETSTINKNKESIKKQIAKFD; via the coding sequence ATGGCTAAGAAAAAAGTAGCACCACAAACTAACGAGCATACCAAATCTGCGGAGTCTATCTATGATAAATTTGATATGCACTTACTCACGCACAAATACAGCGACTACTACATAAGCAAAAAAGAGAGCGATGAAAATTTGGCGCAAATGGGGCTAGTAAAGGAGGGCGATGAGAATGATGAAGGCGATTTTGTATGGTATGACACTAGGGAAGTTTTTTATCCTGTATATAAAACTATCATAGACTATCAAATCACAACAATTCAGCCTATCCACCCTATCATCATAGCGATTTTGAAATCTGTGAAATACTTAGAAACGCTAAAAAATGCCAATATTGCCCAAAAGCTAAAATCTATCACACAGCTTGATGATGAAATCTATGGCAGTATAATTGCCGAACTCATAACCAAAGGACTGCTAAATAATGAAAATGATAAAATACGACTAAGCAATAAAGGCAAAGACGCGCTAAAAAAGGAAAAAGAAAAGATTGTCAATGATGAAAGCGCGGTAGTAGCGATTGATGGTATATATAATGAAGTGCTAGAAGTCGTTAAAAGTGTCAAAGAGATGAATCTGCCACATAAGCCAAGTAAAGATTCTATCGAGCTAAAGCCTTTATTTAAAGCGCGTCCTAGGAGTGAAAGTCTCTATGAGGAATTTAGCGAGAACAAAACACTATATCAAGTCCTAGTCGAAGCACTGCAAGGGCTAGATAGTGTAGATAAGTATAGTATAGATGATGCAGGACAAAGCGAAAGACAAAGCACGGAAGTAAGCAATATCCTAGCCGTGCGTGATGTGAGAAAATTTTACAAAAAATACATTTGCTTATTTTACAAAAACGCGCACGATGAAGAAAAAATCCTAGTCGTTGATGAGAGATATGAGATAAACGCAGAAATCACAAAGCTATTTGATAGGCTAATAAGTGAGCAAAATCTAACCCCAAGCAATGCTAACTCTAACGCGTGGAAAGACAAAGAGGATAAACGCGAAAGACTTAGCAAAGAAGTGATAGAATCTAGGCTTAAATCTGCTCTAGATTTGAGCGAGGGGGCGATGCTTGAAGTGGGCGAGCATAAGCGGTATTTTATCTATGTGCTTAAAAACGCTAAAAAGCATATCTACATACAAAGCCCTTGGGTGCGCCACAATGTGCTAGAAATCTATAAAGAGTATATACAATCCGCGCTAGAAAAAGGCGTAAAAATAACTATCAAATACGGAATGCAAAAGCGAGGTGAGAAAGACAAACAAGAGATTGATGAAAAAGCACTAGCTTATCTTAACGAGCTAAAAGCAAAGTATGGCAATTTCAGCCTAAAGCACGGCAGTGATGACCACTCTAAAATCATCATTTGTGATGATGAGTTTATGATAGTGGGGAGTTTTAATTGGCTAAGTTTCGCTCCTAGAGATGATAAGCGAAGCGAAACTTCCACCATAAACAAAAACAAAGAATCAATCAAAAAGCAAATCGCCAAATTTGACTAA
- a CDS encoding AAA domain-containing protein — protein MKILGKYEIIEQFSSDEFRARDLHKNYFIKRVRKEGLDETMHSHLAQNLQDFRHKNLINISIDEDDEFFYAIREDFEREEYRPLSPEIFKNSDEVDYTRLLECYLQIFDAISYIHSKGLYHGNISTNKILVTRDNRVFLLDFGKSYFYALLGDDEKHFKAPEQLAEIKADIDIMADIFSFGLCMLNLLLGTFEDFEFNKNYKNPSDLENIYEKIQNDYDLESSENEIFLLIRKMTALNPQDRISLDDLGKELRAILRQNKQTYKFELNLSNSVEEKYREIHELSVYELKEHIQSRIEGKKSFWEFGLDKNKDREEIKIACGDLIFCCSAKDSSYLFCFSILENQKMLENLYANGLEFDNDFIITTGHNHSYECDNIQNIKDELKRDFEMQKLRNRGLETDRKAIATEEELLRAEKETIDLKKNVILAQFKSVNKGKDTMTFERIEIDKCSQKDREKFTEILKTAQNNQFTKTKKGKKPRDLTKVRDFQSTDKVIIQSIEPDLSVELKGEVSSLNLAKKEIIVQLDKYKDVNQNTLQNAILTIAYDYQMEEILWSKKDKALSDLKEAKTQIPNLLRKINEPKELRENVLVEIPSFFDENLDENQQEAVIKTLSLDSDSEILLIQGPPGTGKTTTITEMIRQIQKRHRHAKILVASQSNQAVDNVLEKICINEDKILRIGNDESKMSDIAKQFIPNKVLDRLIKDNRARIKANPISDENPSIETKLQELQGDFDKALQTITAKMSAKTGEKSKESELATLFLKNIRVIFGTLLGISSRKDFRDIVFDFAIVDEAGRATLSELCVPCIKARHIVLVGDHKQLAPVIDDEIASNLNSNFPKKEVGTSFFERYFERLSEKKAEVPYLENFRHRLIYNYRAEHKICELYNQPFYEGELKEALAIKGKREHNLSPLFKSSAVWIDTSKRDDREDTQAGTGKINHCNASIISSTLKILLDKSKEQNLSHSIGIITPYRAQTNLLKDKLKGIKAEFKELYADKASNDKDLRNGFDIGTVDSFQGSDRDIIIYDCVRSSKAKNSKEDREKRSGGKIDFIADEKRLNVSLSRAKKLLIIVGDMEFLYRASVSEGINPFYKIIDFIHKHKEDYHIIPAPQTQNKGGKNG, from the coding sequence ATGAAAATTTTAGGCAAGTATGAAATCATAGAGCAGTTTTCAAGCGATGAGTTTAGAGCGCGAGATTTGCACAAAAACTATTTCATAAAGCGCGTTAGAAAAGAGGGCTTAGATGAGACTATGCACTCCCATCTAGCCCAAAATCTCCAAGACTTTCGGCACAAAAATCTTATCAATATCAGCATTGATGAAGATGATGAGTTTTTCTATGCCATTAGAGAGGACTTTGAGAGGGAGGAGTATCGCCCCTTAAGCCCAGAAATATTTAAAAATAGCGATGAGGTGGATTATACGCGCTTATTAGAGTGCTATTTGCAGATTTTTGATGCGATTAGCTATATCCACTCAAAAGGGCTATATCACGGCAACATAAGCACAAATAAGATTTTGGTTACTAGGGATAATCGCGTGTTTTTGCTAGACTTTGGCAAAAGCTATTTTTATGCCTTACTAGGCGATGATGAGAAGCACTTCAAAGCCCCCGAGCAGCTAGCAGAGATAAAGGCTGACATTGACATAATGGCGGATATTTTTTCATTTGGGCTATGTATGCTAAACCTACTGCTTGGGACATTTGAGGATTTTGAATTCAACAAAAATTACAAAAACCCAAGCGATTTGGAAAATATCTATGAAAAAATCCAAAATGACTATGATTTAGAATCTAGTGAGAATGAAATCTTTTTGCTTATCCGCAAAATGACGGCACTAAACCCACAGGATAGAATTTCACTTGATGATTTGGGTAAAGAATTAAGGGCGATTTTAAGGCAAAATAAGCAAACCTACAAATTTGAGCTAAATCTATCTAATAGTGTAGAGGAAAAATACCGCGAGATACACGAGCTTAGCGTCTATGAGCTAAAAGAGCATATCCAAAGCAGAATTGAGGGCAAAAAATCTTTTTGGGAGTTTGGGCTAGATAAAAATAAAGACCGTGAGGAAATCAAAATCGCTTGCGGGGATTTAATCTTTTGCTGTTCAGCTAAGGACTCAAGCTATCTTTTTTGCTTCTCTATCTTAGAAAATCAAAAAATGTTAGAAAATCTCTATGCAAATGGCTTGGAGTTTGATAATGACTTTATCATCACCACAGGACATAATCATAGCTATGAATGCGACAATATACAAAATATAAAGGACGAGCTAAAACGCGACTTTGAAATGCAAAAGCTCCGCAACAGAGGGCTTGAAACAGATAGAAAAGCAATCGCCACAGAGGAGGAGCTACTTCGTGCTGAAAAAGAAACTATCGACTTAAAGAAAAATGTAATCCTAGCGCAATTTAAAAGCGTAAATAAAGGCAAAGATACGATGACATTTGAGCGAATCGAGATTGATAAATGTAGCCAAAAGGATAGAGAAAAATTTACCGAGATTTTAAAAACAGCACAAAATAATCAATTTACCAAAACTAAAAAAGGCAAAAAGCCAAGAGATTTAACCAAAGTGCGCGATTTTCAAAGCACAGATAAAGTCATCATTCAATCCATTGAGCCTGACTTATCAGTAGAGCTAAAAGGCGAAGTATCCTCTCTAAATCTAGCCAAAAAAGAAATCATCGTGCAACTTGACAAGTATAAAGATGTCAATCAAAACACATTGCAAAACGCAATCCTTACTATCGCTTATGATTATCAAATGGAAGAAATTTTGTGGAGCAAAAAAGATAAGGCGTTAAGCGATTTAAAAGAAGCCAAAACGCAAATCCCCAATCTTTTGCGCAAGATAAATGAGCCAAAGGAGCTAAGAGAAAATGTCCTTGTAGAGATTCCTAGCTTTTTTGATGAAAATTTAGATGAAAATCAACAAGAGGCGGTGATAAAAACGCTTAGTTTAGATAGTGATAGTGAAATACTGCTTATCCAAGGACCTCCGGGCACAGGCAAAACAACGACTATCACAGAGATGATTCGCCAAATTCAAAAGCGACATAGACACGCCAAGATTTTGGTAGCCTCTCAAAGCAATCAAGCTGTGGATAATGTGCTAGAAAAAATCTGCATAAATGAGGATAAAATCTTGCGCATAGGCAATGATGAATCCAAGATGAGTGATATAGCAAAACAATTTATCCCAAATAAAGTGCTAGATAGGCTTATCAAAGACAATAGAGCGCGAATCAAAGCAAATCCTATCAGCGATGAAAATCCAAGTATAGAAACTAAGCTACAAGAGCTACAAGGCGACTTTGACAAAGCCTTGCAAACAATCACGGCAAAAATGAGCGCAAAAACAGGCGAAAAATCAAAAGAAAGCGAACTAGCCACACTTTTTCTAAAAAATATCCGCGTTATTTTTGGGACATTGCTAGGCATATCCTCGCGGAAAGATTTTAGAGATATTGTCTTTGATTTTGCTATTGTCGATGAGGCAGGGAGAGCTACGCTTAGTGAGCTATGTGTGCCTTGCATCAAAGCTAGGCATATCGTGCTAGTAGGCGACCACAAGCAGTTAGCCCCTGTCATCGATGATGAAATCGCTAGCAATTTAAATAGCAATTTCCCCAAAAAAGAGGTGGGGACTTCGTTTTTTGAGCGGTATTTCGAGCGACTTAGTGAGAAAAAAGCAGAAGTGCCATATTTAGAAAATTTCCGCCATAGGCTTATCTACAACTACCGCGCCGAGCATAAAATCTGCGAGCTTTACAATCAGCCATTTTATGAGGGTGAGCTAAAAGAAGCACTAGCAATAAAAGGCAAAAGAGAGCATAATCTCTCTCCACTCTTTAAATCCAGCGCGGTGTGGATAGATACGAGCAAAAGAGATGATAGAGAGGACACCCAAGCAGGCACAGGCAAAATAAACCACTGCAATGCCTCTATCATCTCATCTACTCTAAAAATTTTGCTAGATAAATCAAAAGAGCAAAATCTAAGCCACAGCATAGGAATCATCACACCTTATAGAGCGCAGACAAATTTGCTAAAAGATAAGCTAAAAGGCATAAAAGCTGAATTTAAAGAGCTTTATGCAGATAAGGCAAGTAATGATAAAGACTTGCGCAATGGCTTTGACATAGGCACAGTCGATAGCTTCCAAGGGAGTGATAGGGATATAATCATCTATGATTGTGTCCGCTCATCAAAGGCAAAAAATAGCAAAGAGGATAGAGAAAAAAGAAGCGGTGGCAAAATCGACTTTATCGCTGATGAAAAGCGACTTAATGTTTCATTATCTCGTGCAAAAAAGCTACTTATCATCGTAGGCGATATGGAGTTTTTGTATAGGGCGAGTGTAAGCGAGGGGATAAATCCGTTTTATAAAATCATAGACTTTATCCACAAGCATAAAGAAGACTATCACATAATCCCCGCACCACAAACACAAAATAAAGGAGGCAAAAATGGCTAA